A genomic window from Methanovulcanius yangii includes:
- a CDS encoding rubredoxin has translation MEVQRYRCKVCGYIYSPLRGEPRNGIPEGTKFENLPEDYSCPVCGATGKGRIGKWGFVPVVPTKWRCRICGYIYDNARGEPQHGIPAGTRFEDLPADYRCPVCLGDPKITEFYGDVRKQQFEPLDL, from the coding sequence ATGGAAGTGCAGCGATACCGGTGCAAAGTATGTGGCTATATATACTCGCCACTTCGCGGGGAGCCGAGAAACGGAATTCCCGAAGGAACGAAATTCGAGAACCTCCCCGAAGACTACAGCTGCCCCGTCTGCGGGGCGACGGGGAAGGGAAGGATAGGCAAATGGGGTTTTGTCCCGGTCGTGCCGACGAAGTGGCGGTGCCGGATATGCGGGTATATCTATGACAATGCCCGCGGGGAACCGCAGCATGGGATCCCGGCGGGAACGCGGTTCGAGGATCTCCCGGCGGATTACCGGTGCCCGGTCTGCCTCGGCGACCCGAAGATCACCGAATTTTACGGAGACGTGAGAAAACAGCAGTTCGAACCGCTCGATCTCTGA
- a CDS encoding histidine kinase N-terminal 7TM domain-containing protein, translating to MTWPAYEAAVPLIIALFLNTGIALLLAMEGYRHRSAVLARIFIVIMGGVALWSFMYAIRLGVDDVLLQFRIMQIVYIGVQMVTLGAFFFAVKYTGHDEWLSRRAIAAFSAIPLLIIVAILTNDLHHLYYAGITMADTGAFPHLSATHGPLYPVQIAYAYVLTVTGIVMLAKYYLRSNREYRRQTLLILVAYLIPLAGNIIGISGIGTYRLHFDPTPFCFLISGVILFYIIVMHEFLAIVPIARDHAIEDLREGYLVLDENRRVIDINRAALAIFDASRERSLGSHALLLWKGFEGDIPREGSLEVAGDAIHRRLSGRHYDLSFTPLTGRVAGQEGSIIFIHDITENRRYRDALTEANRKINLMADITRHDILNQVQGISMVLELIRLEECACAGTPLERYLGMIETGAANIEDQISFTRTYQDLGVESPVWQAVGGVTEHAASLLSGRELAVSVEADGYDVYADPLLVKVFYNLFENAARHGGDGVSRSVVTARPVAGGGGALQITVRDDGEGVAAGLKERIFDRSFGKNTGFGLFLTREILSITGMEIHETGTEGDGACFVITVPAGGWRRRSPVTPEDAGGVDHL from the coding sequence ATGACATGGCCGGCGTATGAGGCAGCGGTACCGCTCATAATAGCACTCTTTCTCAATACGGGTATCGCTCTTCTTCTCGCGATGGAGGGATACCGGCACCGTTCCGCCGTCCTCGCCCGGATCTTCATCGTCATCATGGGCGGCGTTGCCCTCTGGTCATTCATGTATGCCATACGGCTGGGCGTCGATGACGTCCTTCTCCAGTTCCGCATCATGCAGATCGTCTATATCGGGGTCCAGATGGTCACCCTCGGTGCCTTCTTCTTTGCCGTCAAATACACCGGGCACGATGAATGGCTCTCCCGGCGCGCCATCGCAGCATTCAGCGCAATTCCCCTCCTCATCATCGTCGCCATCCTGACAAATGATCTCCACCACCTCTACTATGCGGGCATCACGATGGCAGATACCGGAGCGTTCCCCCATCTCTCTGCCACCCACGGCCCCCTCTACCCGGTCCAGATCGCCTATGCCTATGTCCTGACCGTCACGGGCATCGTTATGCTGGCGAAGTACTACCTGCGTTCAAACCGCGAGTACCGCCGCCAGACGCTCCTCATCCTCGTGGCATATCTCATCCCTCTTGCAGGGAACATCATCGGCATCTCCGGCATCGGTACATACCGCCTTCACTTTGATCCGACGCCGTTCTGCTTCCTCATCTCAGGCGTCATCCTCTTCTATATCATCGTGATGCACGAGTTTCTTGCCATCGTCCCGATAGCACGGGACCATGCCATCGAGGACCTCAGGGAAGGGTACCTCGTTCTCGATGAGAACCGCAGGGTCATCGATATCAACCGGGCGGCGCTTGCCATCTTCGATGCCTCGCGAGAGCGCAGTCTCGGTTCGCATGCCCTGCTCCTCTGGAAGGGGTTCGAGGGCGACATCCCACGGGAGGGATCGCTCGAAGTGGCGGGGGATGCCATCCACCGCCGTCTTTCAGGGCGCCACTACGACCTCTCGTTCACTCCTCTCACCGGCCGGGTCGCCGGGCAGGAAGGGTCGATCATCTTCATCCACGACATCACCGAGAACCGGCGATACCGGGACGCTCTCACGGAAGCAAACCGGAAGATCAACCTGATGGCCGACATCACCCGGCACGACATTCTCAACCAGGTGCAGGGGATCAGCATGGTTCTCGAACTGATACGGCTGGAGGAGTGCGCCTGTGCCGGAACACCGCTCGAACGGTATCTCGGCATGATCGAAACCGGCGCAGCGAATATCGAGGACCAGATCTCCTTTACCCGCACCTACCAGGACCTCGGGGTGGAGTCCCCGGTCTGGCAGGCCGTCGGCGGCGTTACCGAACATGCCGCATCACTCCTCTCCGGCAGAGAGCTCGCCGTTTCGGTGGAGGCGGACGGCTACGATGTCTATGCCGACCCGCTCCTCGTCAAGGTATTCTACAATCTCTTTGAAAATGCAGCCCGCCACGGGGGCGACGGGGTTTCCCGGTCCGTCGTGACCGCCCGTCCGGTGGCAGGCGGGGGCGGCGCCCTCCAGATCACTGTCCGAGACGACGGAGAGGGCGTCGCCGCCGGACTGAAGGAGCGGATATTCGACCGTTCGTTCGGGAAGAACACGGGGTTCGGCCTCTTTTTGACCCGTGAGATCCTCTCGATCACCGGGATGGAGATTCACGAGACCGGGACGGAAGGCGACGGGGCGTGCTTCGTGATCACCGTCCCCGCGGGCGGCTGGCGGCGGAGGTCGCCCGTCACGCCCGAAGATGCCGGCGGCGTCGATCACCTTTGA
- a CDS encoding PAS domain S-box protein produces the protein MSVEDIARLFEAHPFPVIGLYEDGRCAFANPALLLLVGEEAGTVPDPAAVLGGPGEGAGGRMAWPPRPYPEGDGQEWPVRIRRADGKWEPAAARGGWVAAPGGTRLFIVTLTVGGVPADGTIAHSLLNAINEAVIIADRDHRILYVNEAACLRYGYTPEEFGDLTIDAIVSPTSANTPARLHAGLFARKSAFFANEHITRRGQVIPVEVSTRAIIYHGVPAIMSVSRDITSRREEERTRQAFEESEEKYRVLFESAGDAIFITDTRGIISRVNDRMAHMLGYSKDRFAGMPLEALLAGDDASMDRTFETILEAGSLIYLAAMRAADRTVRKVEILSRTIPYEGATAVLSIARDISRRRELEEKLHLSEEMYRAIFANSGAGIIILDRSDEIILGNAEAVAILDPGPAGLAGRVWTEFVDDPLLLRFVDVDMGREGFEEFRIRNYETECLNGSGGRVPCILSVSPIPGAGRYIVTLQDMRKNRAMVASIRERQQLLDEIFRSAHDGFILLDEHQTVQIWNRGAERITGYAGDEMAGRPFGECPVFGEDGRLFGEDIRHLLTPGDAPEGGGRNRADLRLLTRRGAEKECEMTVSFVQRAEGTSTLCIVRDVTRQKAILDALTRNEEYLRLVIDSANLGTWDWRPGEEMIAVSPDMFDVLGYPYTAEWVAIDTVSTLTHPDDREVWEQGMQAFAAGGTAKEQTEVRMRAADGRYLWFALEGSAAEFGDDGATRRVVGIMRDITGEKQAEQALREANKKLSVLSGITRHDILNQIQGLLFYSEEIIHGDYTDEEKTMMAEKILAASETINRQISFTRNYDNLGAEPPEWQNLSTIITETKGELPPGMPCTITVPPVGVYADKLFAEALRAIFENIRTHAEGATEVTVSFAEREGSGVLTIADDGCGIPAGQKARIFTHSPSTGNNSLFLAQEIAGVTGISITETGTEGKGAVFEVAFPKTVYRMESE, from the coding sequence GGGAAATGGGAACCGGCCGCTGCCCGGGGCGGATGGGTTGCCGCCCCCGGCGGGACGCGCCTCTTCATCGTCACCCTTACGGTGGGGGGGGTGCCCGCCGACGGGACCATCGCCCACTCCCTTCTCAACGCCATCAACGAGGCCGTCATCATCGCAGACCGCGATCACCGTATACTCTATGTCAACGAAGCCGCGTGCCTCCGCTATGGCTACACGCCGGAGGAGTTCGGCGACCTCACCATCGACGCCATCGTCTCCCCCACGTCGGCGAACACGCCGGCACGCCTCCACGCCGGGCTCTTTGCCCGAAAGTCCGCATTCTTCGCAAACGAGCATATCACCCGGAGGGGACAGGTGATCCCCGTCGAAGTGAGTACGAGGGCGATCATATATCACGGCGTTCCCGCCATCATGTCCGTCTCCCGCGACATCACCTCCCGGCGCGAGGAGGAGCGGACACGGCAGGCGTTCGAAGAGTCGGAGGAGAAGTACCGGGTGCTCTTCGAGTCGGCCGGGGATGCGATCTTCATCACGGATACGAGGGGCATCATCTCCCGGGTCAACGACCGGATGGCCCATATGCTGGGCTACTCCAAGGACCGGTTCGCAGGCATGCCCCTCGAGGCCCTCCTTGCAGGCGACGATGCCTCCATGGACCGGACCTTCGAGACCATTCTCGAGGCGGGGTCGCTCATCTACCTCGCCGCCATGAGGGCGGCGGACAGGACCGTGCGCAAGGTGGAGATCCTCAGCCGGACGATCCCCTACGAGGGAGCCACCGCGGTTCTCTCCATCGCCCGCGACATCTCCCGCAGGCGTGAACTCGAGGAAAAGCTCCATCTCTCGGAGGAGATGTACCGGGCCATCTTCGCAAACTCCGGTGCGGGCATCATCATCCTCGACCGCTCGGATGAGATCATCCTTGGAAACGCCGAAGCGGTGGCCATCCTCGACCCGGGGCCCGCGGGTCTTGCCGGCAGGGTCTGGACGGAGTTCGTGGACGATCCCCTGCTCCTCAGGTTTGTGGACGTCGATATGGGACGGGAAGGATTCGAGGAGTTCCGGATTCGCAACTATGAGACCGAGTGTCTCAACGGGTCCGGCGGGCGGGTCCCGTGCATCCTCTCGGTCTCCCCGATTCCGGGGGCGGGCCGCTATATCGTCACCCTTCAGGACATGAGGAAAAACCGTGCCATGGTCGCCTCCATCCGGGAACGCCAGCAGCTGCTGGACGAGATCTTCCGGAGCGCCCACGACGGGTTCATCCTTTTGGACGAGCATCAGACGGTGCAGATATGGAACCGCGGCGCGGAACGGATCACGGGCTATGCCGGGGACGAGATGGCCGGACGACCCTTCGGCGAGTGCCCCGTCTTCGGTGAGGACGGGCGTCTCTTCGGGGAGGATATCCGGCACCTCCTCACCCCGGGGGATGCGCCGGAGGGCGGGGGGCGAAACCGTGCCGACCTGCGCCTCCTGACCCGCCGGGGCGCGGAGAAGGAATGCGAGATGACCGTCTCCTTCGTGCAGCGGGCGGAGGGGACGAGCACGCTCTGCATCGTCCGGGATGTCACCCGCCAGAAGGCCATCCTCGATGCCCTGACCCGCAACGAGGAGTACCTGCGCCTCGTCATCGACAGCGCAAACCTCGGGACGTGGGACTGGCGGCCGGGCGAGGAGATGATTGCGGTCAGCCCGGACATGTTCGACGTCCTCGGCTACCCCTATACCGCGGAATGGGTGGCCATCGACACGGTGAGCACCCTCACCCACCCGGACGACCGGGAGGTGTGGGAGCAGGGCATGCAGGCCTTTGCGGCGGGCGGGACGGCGAAGGAGCAGACGGAGGTACGGATGCGGGCGGCCGACGGCCGATATCTGTGGTTCGCCCTCGAGGGCTCCGCGGCCGAGTTCGGTGATGACGGGGCCACCCGGCGGGTGGTCGGCATCATGCGGGACATCACCGGCGAGAAACAGGCGGAGCAGGCGCTGCGTGAGGCGAACAAGAAGCTCAGCGTCCTCTCCGGCATCACCCGCCATGATATCCTCAACCAGATTCAGGGCCTCCTCTTCTATTCGGAGGAGATCATCCACGGCGACTACACCGACGAGGAGAAGACGATGATGGCGGAGAAGATCCTCGCCGCCTCGGAGACGATCAACCGCCAGATCAGCTTCACCCGGAATTACGACAACCTCGGGGCCGAGCCGCCCGAATGGCAGAACCTTTCGACCATCATCACGGAGACGAAGGGGGAACTTCCTCCCGGCATGCCCTGCACCATCACCGTCCCCCCGGTCGGGGTTTACGCGGACAAGCTCTTTGCCGAGGCGCTCCGGGCGATCTTTGAAAACATCAGGACCCATGCAGAGGGGGCGACGGAGGTTACCGTCTCGTTTGCAGAACGGGAGGGATCGGGCGTCCTCACGATCGCCGACGACGGGTGCGGCATTCCCGCCGGACAGAAGGCAAGGATCTTCACCCACTCCCCGTCCACGGGGAACAATTCCCTCTTCCTCGCGCAGGAGATCGCCGGGGTAACCGGGATCTCCATCACCGAGACGGGGACCGAAGGAAAGGGGGCGGTCTTCGAGGTGGCGTTCCCGAAGACCGTGTACCGCATGGAAAGTGAATAA